A genomic stretch from Mya arenaria isolate MELC-2E11 chromosome 10, ASM2691426v1 includes:
- the LOC128205304 gene encoding uncharacterized protein LOC128205304 has translation MKLLLTCVCACLLLQTTHAMFGLCSTDWFTDGCFDFKDECKHMGGECRHDGYGDHGEGCLCIKKTWRADRLEYETLTKDHFKGKGKILYTIFLKQAGKLNHLKKPTTPTVMTKPKQKPIGTA, from the exons ATGAAGTTGCTGTTGACGTGTGTGTGCGCATGTCTGCTCTTGCAGACGACACATGCCATGTTCGGATTGTGTAGCACCGACTGGTTCACTGACGGATGTTTTGACTTTAAAGATGAGTGCAAACAT ATGGGAGGCGAGTGCCGTCACGATGGGTACGGTGACCACGGGGAGGGATGTTTGTGCATAAAGAAAACATGGAGGGCGGACAGACTAGAATATGAAACTTTGACCAAGGACCACTTCAAG GGCAAGGGCAAGATTTTATATACCATCTTTCTGAAGCAAGCTGGGAAGTTGAATCACCTGAAGAAACCCACCACACCGACCGTTATGACGAAACCTAAACAAAAACCGATCGGTACGGCATAA